In Allocoprobacillus halotolerans, a genomic segment contains:
- a CDS encoding DNA/RNA non-specific endonuclease: protein MIVNDNQPYFDESDFTTKLFETYSPLDALGRCGVAYANIGEDLMPTKERGSIGMIKPSGWQTVKYDFVDGKYLYNRCHLIGYQLSGENANERNLITGTRYMNTEGMLPFENEVANYVQDTGNHVLYRVTPIFDGNNLVADGVLMEAMSVEDRGLDIEFNVFVYNVQPNVKIDYLTGKSSVDKNV, encoded by the coding sequence GTGATTGTCAATGATAATCAACCATATTTTGATGAATCAGATTTCACAACAAAATTATTTGAAACATATAGTCCTTTAGATGCTTTAGGTCGTTGTGGTGTAGCTTATGCGAATATTGGTGAGGATTTAATGCCAACAAAAGAACGTGGCAGTATTGGGATGATTAAACCATCAGGTTGGCAGACGGTTAAATATGATTTTGTAGATGGAAAATATTTATATAATCGTTGTCATTTGATTGGATATCAATTAAGTGGTGAAAATGCCAATGAAAGAAATTTAATAACGGGTACAAGATATATGAATACTGAGGGAATGTTACCTTTTGAAAATGAAGTTGCTAATTATGTTCAAGATACTGGCAATCATGTTTTATATCGTGTAACACCTATTTTTGATGGTAATAATTTGGTTGCTGATGGTGTGTTGATGGAAGCTATGTCTGTGGAAGATAGAGGTTTGGATATTGAGTTCAATGTTTTTGTTTATAATGTTCAGCCAAATGTTAAAATTGATTATCTGACAGGAAAAAGTTCAGTTGATAAAAATGTATGA
- a CDS encoding extracellular solute-binding protein, with amino-acid sequence MKKDKRIFGKILMILTILFFYLPIVFMVIFSFNESKSLTHFTGFSFTWYEKLFQNRGMMESLYVTITVAVIATVVSTLVGTISAIGLSKSSKIVRKIMMQLNDFPIMNPEIVTAIGLMLLFITFHLERGFMTMLLAHITFCIPYVILSVMPKIRSLDPNLADAAMDLGATPWQALTKVLVPQIMPGIISGALIAFTMSFDDFIISYFVTGGGVKNLSIMVYTMSKRVNPTINAISTLVVVLITIVLVIINVVPLIKSRREKKMKKLLTSLLAVATMMTLTACGGGSSNEDKPYAGQELHLYNWGEYMGDNFISGFEDLTGAKVVVDYFDSNEAMYIKVANGESFDVLVPSDYMIERLIQEDLIQKLDQDKLDCMDELVDAVKGLPYDAKNEYSIPYFWGTVGIVYDKTKVSEADLEKEGYNIFLDTKYKGDIYLYDSERDSFMMALKALGYSMNTKNDKELKEAYDWLVKCVETMEPEIVTDEIIDNMAQGRKALGLIYSGDATYVMAENENMGFYMPETGTNLWSDAMVIPKNAKNVELAHEFINYACTYDAAMDNSSFVGYTSANQEVVDELASGDFEGINAYVPRTGNDNDEVFEYDEVTRKIISDYFSKVKIAASNAQ; translated from the coding sequence ATGAAAAAGGATAAAAGAATTTTTGGTAAGATTTTAATGATTTTAACGATTTTGTTCTTCTATTTACCAATTGTATTTATGGTGATTTTCTCATTTAACGAAAGTAAATCATTAACACATTTTACTGGTTTTAGTTTCACATGGTATGAAAAACTCTTTCAAAATAGAGGTATGATGGAATCCTTGTATGTGACAATAACTGTGGCAGTGATTGCGACAGTTGTATCAACTCTAGTAGGAACAATCAGTGCCATTGGGTTATCAAAATCAAGTAAGATTGTTAGAAAAATAATGATGCAGTTAAATGATTTTCCAATTATGAATCCAGAAATTGTGACAGCTATTGGATTGATGTTGTTGTTTATTACTTTCCATCTTGAACGTGGTTTTATGACAATGTTATTGGCACATATTACCTTCTGTATTCCTTATGTGATATTGAGTGTTATGCCTAAGATTCGTTCGCTTGATCCTAATTTAGCTGATGCAGCGATGGATTTAGGAGCAACACCTTGGCAGGCACTTACAAAAGTCTTGGTTCCACAAATTATGCCAGGAATTATTTCAGGAGCTTTAATTGCCTTTACGATGTCATTTGATGATTTTATCATCTCATATTTTGTGACAGGAGGCGGAGTTAAAAACTTAAGTATCATGGTTTATACCATGAGTAAACGTGTGAACCCAACAATCAATGCAATATCTACTCTTGTAGTAGTATTGATAACGATAGTCCTTGTGATTATCAATGTAGTACCGTTAATTAAATCAAGAAGGGAGAAAAAGATGAAAAAGTTATTAACTAGTTTATTAGCAGTCGCTACAATGATGACATTAACTGCCTGTGGAGGAGGAAGTTCTAATGAGGACAAACCTTATGCAGGTCAAGAATTACATCTTTATAACTGGGGAGAATACATGGGAGACAACTTTATCTCTGGTTTTGAAGATTTAACAGGAGCTAAAGTGGTTGTAGATTATTTTGATTCAAATGAAGCCATGTATATTAAAGTGGCTAATGGGGAATCATTTGATGTTTTAGTTCCAAGTGATTACATGATTGAAAGATTAATTCAAGAAGATTTGATTCAAAAATTAGATCAAGATAAATTAGATTGTATGGATGAACTTGTTGATGCTGTAAAGGGTTTACCATATGATGCAAAGAATGAATATTCTATTCCTTATTTCTGGGGAACTGTAGGTATTGTTTATGACAAAACAAAAGTCAGTGAAGCAGATTTAGAAAAAGAAGGTTACAATATTTTCCTTGATACAAAATATAAAGGAGATATTTATTTATATGATTCTGAACGTGATTCATTTATGATGGCTTTAAAAGCTTTAGGTTATTCAATGAATACAAAAAATGATAAAGAATTAAAAGAAGCTTATGATTGGTTAGTTAAATGCGTTGAAACAATGGAACCTGAAATTGTAACTGATGAAATCATTGATAACATGGCTCAAGGAAGAAAAGCTTTAGGATTAATTTATTCAGGTGATGCCACTTATGTTATGGCTGAAAATGAAAACATGGGATTCTATATGCCTGAAACAGGAACAAACTTATGGAGTGACGCTATGGTTATTCCTAAGAACGCTAAAAATGTTGAATTAGCACATGAATTTATTAACTATGCTTGTACTTATGATGCAGCTATGGATAACTCTAGCTTTGTAGGTTATACTTCTGCAAATCAAGAAGTTGTGGATGAATTAGCAAGTGGTGATTTTGAAGGTATCAACGCTTATGTTCCAAGAACTGGAAATGATAATGATGAAGTCTTTGAATATGATGAAGTAACTCGTAAAATCATTTCTGATTACTTCAGTAAAGTCAAAATCGCAGCATCTAATGCTCAATAA
- a CDS encoding dihydrofolate reductase family protein — protein MRKVILFIAMSLDGYIVDSQGKIDWLSGQDENIETKDIYSTFVQNIDTVIMGWNTYNQIVTELSPDVWPYDSFQSYVVTHHPEESTNTIQFVSHQPEDLMKELKQKEGKDIWICGGAQMIQSLMQTQCIDEYHISIIPTLLGSGILLFKDCFSSIPLQLISCHENNGILDTIYKPRKVSDRNG, from the coding sequence ATGCGAAAAGTAATTTTATTTATAGCGATGAGTTTGGATGGATATATTGTTGATAGCCAAGGAAAGATAGACTGGTTATCTGGGCAGGATGAAAATATAGAAACGAAAGATATTTATTCTACATTTGTTCAAAATATAGATACTGTGATTATGGGATGGAATACATATAATCAAATTGTGACAGAATTATCACCGGATGTGTGGCCTTATGATTCTTTTCAGAGTTATGTAGTCACACATCATCCAGAAGAATCAACAAACACTATTCAATTTGTTTCACATCAACCAGAAGATTTGATGAAAGAGTTAAAACAAAAAGAAGGAAAGGATATATGGATATGTGGTGGTGCTCAAATGATACAATCTTTAATGCAAACACAATGTATAGATGAGTATCATATTTCTATTATTCCAACCTTATTAGGTTCAGGTATTTTATTATTTAAAGATTGTTTTTCATCAATTCCTTTACAATTAATAAGTTGTCATGAAAATAATGGTATACTTGATACAATTTATAAACCAAGAAAGGTGAGTGATAGAAATGGATGA